The following nucleotide sequence is from Cellvibrio sp. PSBB006.
CTTCTTGCTGGGGGTGGTCTGGTGTGGTCGCAGTTCCCGCGCGCTCGGCGTTCACGATCACGGGGGTATCGTTTGGGATGAGATGGTGGGTTATTGGCTGACCATGTTTTTTGCACCGGCCGGTTGGCAGTGGATGCTGCTCGGATTTATCCTGTTTCGTTTCTTCGACATACTCAAACCCTGGCCAATTGGCGCCGTGGATCGGCGTGTGCACGGCGGATTCGGCATCATGATTGATGATGTGCTTGCCGGGGTGTATGCCTGGATTAGCTTACAGGCGTTGGCCTGGTTTCTATAACTGAGGAAAGGATGTTTTCAGATGACACGATGCTTTCAATTACGTCGATGCCTGATGGTTTTATTGTTGTTTTTTACCCAGGCGGTAT
It contains:
- a CDS encoding phosphatidylglycerophosphatase A gives rise to the protein MNNPTLKALLTNPNHFFAFGFGSGLAPKAPGTAGTLVAIPIFWVIQDLSWPLYVSWLLVTFLLGVVWCGRSSRALGVHDHGGIVWDEMVGYWLTMFFAPAGWQWMLLGFILFRFFDILKPWPIGAVDRRVHGGFGIMIDDVLAGVYAWISLQALAWFL